Proteins encoded together in one Solanum lycopersicum chromosome 7, SLM_r2.1 window:
- the LOC101263622 gene encoding BTB/POZ domain-containing protein At2g04740: protein MSDLDDIFLDADDFKSCLPLKKVPYGDVFEASRAGDVDRLKYLLESGVNVNARDQWDSVALYYACLAGHLDAARMLLESGAICSEHTFDGDRCHYAALNLKVRKLLKAFEARPPPLGPLQGALRDTFLACWANKKFFEQSEGQVPISGNSENGGSSPSDFPPDVVFYVQGRPIEAHRVILTARSPFFEQKFQTEWKDRKEVRFSKEKLSYHALYSLIHFFYSDRLDIAVDDMEDLVRICKVCKCLSLQKVLEKELIHQKYAEYKALRDVDNSQKRFILQGISLPEEDRLPNALHKILQIALVNSNSEQNLNHDVDGLICLVSSMQISEFEDDLADVCVRVDKKIFRCHQVILASRSEYFKARLSRMKDFLEGRDCLPDNALPCIEEHDLTVGAFKKMIEYMYTDGLKDIDPDQAEEMFDAASRYLLFPLKRVVADALLPHLEMVSPAELCHWLVLSDMYGVIKIREYCLDAMACNFETFADTQEFRAMLLTLPPPSGDSALRTTAPSAPGAEMGSTAEGNVLDDLREKWLEAEAAELDERDESALLFDKRLEMLMQIAEQERTDGLECNTSSEQEFI, encoded by the exons ATGTCTGACCTGGATGACATTTTCTTAGATGCCGACGATTTCAAGTCATGTTTACCCTTAAAGAAAGTCCCATACGGCGACGTTTTTGAAGCTTCAAGGGCCGGAGATGTCGACCGTCTCAAATACCTATTGGAGTCTGGTGTTAACGTAAATGCTAGGGACCAATGGGATTCAGTCGCCCTTTATTATGCTTGTCTTGCCGGTCATCTTGATGCTGCCCGAATGTTACTGGAGAGTGGTGCTATATGTTCTGAACATACTTTTGATGGTGACCGTTGCCATTATGCTGCGCTTAATCTTAAGGTGAGGAAACTGTTGAAGGCCTTTGAAGCTCGGCCTCCTCCGCTTGGACCTTTGCAAGGTGCTTTAAGAGATACTTTCTTGGCTTGTTGGGCTAATAAGAAATTTTTCGAACAATCTGAAGGTCAAGTGCCCATATCAG GTAATTCAGAAAATGGAGGATCCAGCCCCAGCGACTTTCCTCCGGATGTTGTATTCTACGTGCAGGGTAGGCCTATTGAAGCTCACAGAGTAATCTTGACTGCACGGTCGCCTTTCTTCGAACAGAAATTTCAGACTGAGTGGAAGGATAGAAAGGAAGTACGATTCTCTAAGGAAAAGCTCTCTTATCATGCTCTTTATAGCCTCATCCACTTCTTTTATTCCGACAGGCTTGATATAGCAGTAGATGACATGGAAGATCTTGTTAGAATTTGCAAAGTTTGCAAATGCCTGTCACTACAAAAAGTCCTTGAGAAAGAGTTGATTCATCAAAAATATGCCGAATACAAAGCACTAAGGGACGTAGATAACTCCCAAAAGCGGTTCATCTTGCAGGGAATCTCTCTCCCAGAAGAAGACCGTCTTCCAAATGCTTTGCATAAAATTCTTCAAATTGCTCTTGTTAATTCCAACAGCGAACAGAACTTGAATCACGATGTAGATGGTCTTATATGTCTTGTCAGTTCAATGCAGATCAGTGAGTTTGAAGATGATCTTGCAGATGTTTGTGTTAGAGTTGATAAGAAGATCTTTCGTTGCCATCAAGTGATCTTAGCATCAAGGTCTGAATATTTTAAAGCGAGGTTGTCACGCATGAAGGATTTTCTTGAAGGGAGAGATTGTTTACCTGATAATGCACTTCCATGCATTGAGGAACATGATTTGACTGTTGGAGCTTTTAAGAAGATGATAGAGTATAT GTATACTGATGGGTTGAAGGACATTGACCCTGATCAA GCTGAAGAAATGTTTGATGCTGCTTCAAGGTACCTGTTGTTTCCCCTTAAACGTGTCGTAGCAGATGCACTGCTGCCACATTTGGAAATGGTTTCTCCTGCTGAGTTGTGCCATTGGCTGGTATTGTCGGACAT GTATGGTGTTATAAAGATTCGGGAGTATTGTCTAGACGCAATGGCATGTAACTTTGAGACGTTTGCGGATACCCAAGAGTTTAGGGCAATGCTTTTGACCCTCCCACCACCATCTGGTGATTCTGCACTTCGTACAACTGCCCCAAGTGCTCCAGGAGCTGAGATGGGCAGCACAGCTGAAGGAAACGTTTTGGATGATCTGCGAGAGAAATGGCTCGAAGCTGAAGCTGCCGAACTCGATGAGAGAGATGAGAGTGCATTGCTTTTTGACAAGCGCCTTGAGATGCTCATGCAAATTGCAGAACAAGAAAGAACTGATGGGCTTGAATGTAATACAAGTAGTGAACAAGAATTTATATGa